From Flavipsychrobacter sp., a single genomic window includes:
- a CDS encoding acyl-CoA desaturase produces MSTNRKIEIVRFAKRNGEGFYDDLKKNIEAYFRDNNIAKNGNTKMVTKSIAIILMYLIPYGIMVSGVASSSLFIYFGLWFLMGIGMVGIGCSVMHDANHGSYSKNKFLNAMLGRIATLVGGYHVTWRLQHNILHHTYTNIEGLDDDIEAGGMLRFSPHAPKHKAYKYQHIYAWILYCFLTLQWATIKDFKQVYDYHKKGLLRKEKKSLGITMFQLSLYKLAYYAYIIVLPILFSGVSWGYVVLGFVLMHFVAGFLLSAIFQLAHVMEDCEFPLPSGDRKIENNWAVHQVLNTANFSPKSKIMSWFIGGLNRQIEHHLFPNICHIHYVDIAPIVKKTILDHGLPYYEQPNFITALTKHGEMLKKLGQDQ; encoded by the coding sequence TTGTCTACAAATAGAAAAATAGAGATCGTACGTTTTGCTAAAAGAAATGGTGAGGGTTTTTACGACGATCTAAAAAAGAACATCGAAGCTTACTTCAGAGATAATAACATTGCGAAGAACGGTAACACCAAGATGGTAACGAAAAGTATCGCAATTATTCTCATGTACTTAATACCATATGGCATTATGGTATCAGGAGTAGCGTCATCTTCACTATTTATATACTTCGGTCTTTGGTTTTTGATGGGGATAGGCATGGTAGGTATAGGATGTTCTGTTATGCATGACGCCAACCACGGTTCTTATTCTAAGAATAAGTTTCTAAACGCAATGCTTGGTAGAATAGCTACGCTTGTAGGTGGCTACCATGTAACATGGAGATTGCAACACAATATTCTTCACCATACCTATACGAATATTGAAGGTTTGGACGATGATATAGAAGCTGGCGGTATGCTTCGCTTTTCGCCACATGCACCAAAACATAAGGCGTATAAATACCAGCATATATACGCTTGGATCTTATATTGCTTCCTTACATTGCAATGGGCTACCATTAAAGATTTCAAGCAGGTATATGATTATCACAAAAAAGGCTTGCTTAGAAAAGAGAAGAAATCTTTAGGTATTACCATGTTCCAGTTGAGCCTATACAAACTTGCTTACTATGCATATATCATAGTATTGCCGATATTATTTTCAGGGGTGTCTTGGGGTTATGTAGTGCTAGGTTTTGTTCTTATGCATTTTGTTGCAGGTTTCTTACTATCGGCTATTTTCCAATTGGCACACGTAATGGAAGATTGTGAATTCCCATTACCAAGTGGAGATAGAAAAATTGAAAACAACTGGGCTGTACACCAAGTATTAAATACGGCTAATTTTTCTCCAAAGAGCAAGATCATGTCGTGGTTCATAGGTGGACTAAACCGTCAGATAGAACATCATCTGTTTCCTAATATCTGCCACATACATTATGTAGATATTGCGCCGATAGTTAAAAAGACAATATTAGACCATGGCTTACCATACTATGAGCAACCCAACTTTATTACAGCACTCACCAAACATGGTGAAATGCTAAAGAAGCTTGGTCAAGATCAGTAA
- a CDS encoding sigma-70 family RNA polymerase sigma factor yields MSITSVHYIIEELTKKESGKIIAVLTRVFGPHNFELAEDVFQDVLIKALESWQEKGVPDNPTAWLYRAAKNRAIDMLRKYRHEYTYGDDHNPLLDSEYTANTVLEDYFKEHEIKDDQLRMIFACCHPDIAKEAQTAMVLKTISGFSIPQIAKAFITSKDTIEKRLYRARKAFRDGKVAFTIPTGDELIARLENVLKTIYLIFNESYSSSYDDELIKESLALDTIRLCTLIVEHPSTCRPEARALLALCYFHTARMPGRISASGDLLLMSEQNRSLWNKDFIDAGIHQLTLAAEGSNISRYHVEAAIAYEHCKAETYDATDWRMILEYYNILQQIEPSPIILLNRAVVLKELEGAAKAIEVIKSIPGINYLDKYYLLHAILGKLYSEIGSKIDAIKHFEKALSLVVSTAERKLINKELKELTS; encoded by the coding sequence ATGTCTATTACTTCGGTACATTATATTATTGAAGAGCTTACTAAAAAAGAGTCTGGTAAAATAATAGCAGTTCTTACACGCGTATTTGGACCACATAATTTTGAATTGGCCGAAGATGTTTTTCAAGATGTATTGATCAAAGCTTTGGAAAGCTGGCAAGAGAAAGGTGTACCCGATAACCCTACAGCTTGGCTATATCGTGCCGCTAAGAATAGAGCAATAGACATGTTGCGGAAATATAGGCATGAATACACCTATGGTGATGATCATAATCCCCTACTCGATTCTGAATATACTGCCAATACTGTTTTAGAAGACTATTTCAAAGAGCATGAAATAAAAGATGATCAGCTAAGAATGATTTTTGCCTGCTGCCATCCAGATATTGCAAAAGAAGCTCAAACCGCTATGGTATTAAAGACGATAAGCGGATTTTCGATACCACAAATAGCCAAAGCCTTTATAACTTCCAAAGACACTATTGAGAAAAGACTTTACAGGGCAAGAAAAGCTTTTAGAGATGGGAAGGTTGCTTTTACAATACCCACAGGTGATGAGTTGATTGCTCGGCTGGAGAACGTACTTAAAACGATCTATCTTATTTTTAACGAGTCTTACAGTTCTTCCTATGATGATGAATTGATCAAGGAAAGTTTGGCTTTAGATACCATAAGGTTGTGCACGCTAATAGTAGAACATCCTTCTACATGTAGACCAGAGGCACGAGCATTGTTAGCACTTTGCTATTTTCATACCGCACGCATGCCCGGACGGATAAGTGCTAGTGGAGACCTGCTATTGATGAGTGAGCAAAACCGTTCACTTTGGAATAAGGACTTTATTGATGCAGGAATACATCAGCTAACATTAGCCGCTGAAGGTAGTAATATAAGCAGATACCATGTAGAAGCTGCAATAGCATACGAACACTGTAAAGCGGAAACTTACGATGCTACTGATTGGCGGATGATCTTAGAATATTACAATATCCTTCAACAAATTGAACCATCACCTATAATACTGCTTAATAGAGCTGTGGTGCTTAAAGAACTAGAAGGCGCAGCAAAAGCTATAGAAGTCATAAAGAGCATACCTGGTATTAATTACTTAGATAAATACTATTTGCTACACGCCATATTGGGCAAGTTGTATTCAGAAATAGGCAGCAAGATTGACGCCATCAAGCACTTTGAAAAGGCATTGTCTCTTGTGGTGTCTACAGCTGAAAGAAAACTGATCAATAAAGAACTAAAGGAATTGACAAGTTAG
- a CDS encoding YciI family protein gives MKEYLLIFRGGDGREARLDPEKWAQHMELWKKWMGGLAEAGKFIGGQPLVGDGRTMHTVDNITDAPFAEGKEVVNGYLIIKGKDYDEAVELSKGCPIFEHNGIVEVREIASMNNM, from the coding sequence ATGAAAGAGTATTTATTGATCTTTAGAGGTGGAGACGGACGTGAGGCTAGATTGGACCCTGAAAAATGGGCTCAGCACATGGAGCTTTGGAAAAAATGGATGGGTGGACTTGCAGAAGCTGGTAAGTTTATTGGCGGTCAACCTCTGGTTGGTGATGGTAGAACCATGCATACTGTAGATAATATTACAGATGCCCCTTTTGCAGAAGGTAAAGAAGTGGTGAATGGTTACCTTATAATAAAAGGTAAAGATTATGACGAGGCTGTTGAGCTATCAAAAGGATGCCCAATATTTGAACATAATGGCATTGTAGAGGTAAGAGAAATCGCGAGCATGAACAATATGTAA
- a CDS encoding DUF763 domain-containing protein encodes MSRSYADMPLHYGKVPPWLYTRMGKLGSAIVDAVVMEYGKSALLHKMSDPFWFQSLGCVLGMDWHSSGITTSVLGALKHTVNQRSKEHGIYICGGKGKHSRATPTELINIAERTGLDGNALVRSSKLSAKVDNTAIQDGYNIYLHSFILSDEGEWTVIQQGMNDTNGMARRYHWHSPSLQSYTETPHTFIYGQNKGQILNLTDKAAKETKQSILDITKEKPEIILKEAKRLLMPSHHDVKAKDVDLKRLGSILAIAQEEELRDIESLLLLKGVGPRTLQSLTLVSEVIHGTPSRFSDPARYSFAHGGKDGHPFPVPTKVYDESIAILDRSIRLAKLGNNDKNEAIKKLHSSAKRLEKDFVPNSRFEELIEKERKDSWKYGGRTVFGKELPPKNKTEQLSLF; translated from the coding sequence ATGAGTCGTTCTTATGCAGATATGCCACTACACTACGGGAAAGTACCTCCATGGCTATATACACGCATGGGCAAACTAGGCAGTGCTATTGTAGATGCTGTTGTAATGGAATATGGTAAATCTGCACTTTTGCACAAAATGAGTGACCCTTTCTGGTTTCAATCTTTAGGTTGTGTGTTAGGGATGGATTGGCATTCTTCTGGTATTACTACCTCTGTATTAGGCGCATTAAAGCATACCGTAAATCAAAGGTCTAAAGAGCATGGTATTTATATCTGTGGTGGTAAAGGAAAGCACTCCAGAGCAACACCTACAGAGTTGATCAATATAGCAGAAAGAACAGGCTTAGACGGAAATGCACTTGTAAGAAGCAGTAAACTTTCGGCTAAAGTAGATAATACTGCTATTCAGGATGGCTATAATATCTACTTGCACTCTTTCATACTCAGCGATGAAGGTGAGTGGACGGTTATACAACAGGGAATGAATGATACTAATGGTATGGCGCGTCGCTACCATTGGCACTCCCCTTCACTACAATCTTATACAGAAACACCGCATACCTTCATTTATGGTCAAAATAAAGGACAAATATTAAACCTTACAGATAAGGCGGCAAAAGAAACCAAACAAAGCATACTGGACATAACAAAAGAGAAGCCGGAAATAATCCTAAAAGAAGCTAAGCGACTATTGATGCCTAGTCATCACGATGTGAAAGCCAAAGACGTAGACCTAAAAAGGTTAGGAAGCATACTAGCTATAGCACAAGAAGAAGAGTTAAGGGACATAGAATCTCTATTGCTTCTAAAAGGTGTAGGCCCACGTACTTTACAATCATTGACACTAGTTAGTGAAGTAATACATGGCACTCCTTCTCGGTTTAGCGATCCGGCTCGTTATTCTTTTGCACATGGTGGTAAAGATGGCCATCCCTTTCCTGTGCCTACTAAGGTATATGATGAATCTATAGCAATTCTGGATAGATCTATCAGGCTGGCCAAACTAGGGAATAATGATAAAAATGAAGCGATCAAAAAACTCCATTCATCTGCTAAACGCTTAGAGAAAGATTTTGTCCCCAATAGCAGGTTTGAAGAGTTGATAGAAAAAGAAAGAAAAGACTCCTGGAAATATGGCGGACGTACTGTTTTTGGTAAAGAGTTGCCTCCTAAAAACAAAACAGAACAACTTTCGTTGTTCTGA